ACcctttatttgttaaaatgtaTCAAACAAGATCCCAAATATTCCCTTGCATTTATCTTATCGATGGTGTGGGCAATCCTTCGTTTCTAGAAATCAAACCAGAGTATAGTTCTTATGCTCACCATTGTAACAGACCCATTCAATTGACCCCTAAGTTTCACTACCCTCCAGGGAGCGTGTTTTTAGTTGGTTTGTGTAATGGATTTACTTGTTTCGTGAATGACTCGACGAATATTGATCAGAAACATTCTCTTTATATTGGTAATCCTCTTTTGGGTGAATATTTTGAAGTTAAATTGCCTAAATGGGAGATTACTGACTGTGGTGTTACTTATGGATTTTGTTTTAGCAAAGCGTCTGGAAAATATAAGGTATTGAGATTAGTAGTTGGAAAGCTTACTAAAGTATCAGGATTGGAAGTTTATACTCTTGGAATTGGTGAGAAATGGAGAAATGTGGGTAAAATTCCATGTCCTGCATGCTATAAGTTTGGCAAGGTTAATATCAATGGTGCTCTTCATTGGATGGATAGCGAAAAAAATGACATCATTTACTCCTTCGAtattgagacagagaagatcaAGTCCCTGCCAGCTCCACTAGGACTGGTAAATCCACCCTGGAACTTGAAGCTAGTAGAGTTGGGGAATTATTTATGTTTGACTGATTATTACAACACTAATATTGATATTTGGCGGATGAAAGAGTATGGGATTTCTGAATCTTGGACTAAAGATATCATTTTGGTGGATTCTATTCCGCGTAGTATGGTTCACTTTAATTTTGAACCGATACTTATGTGGAAAGATGGAGAAATATTAATTCAAAGTGGCACAAAGCTAGCTTTGTATGACCCAAAAATGAAGAGTTTCAGGTTGGTTTATTTTCACAGTGAGGTCATTACAGCGGTTACATACATTCCAAGCTTTTACTCACTCAAAACTGTCATGGGGgacaaatttcaagtttcaaatgTTTATCCAAAGACCCGGATAGTTTAGAGTGGTTGTTTTATCTTACTTCCTCCGGGATATGATGTTTTGCTTTTGTGCTTCTGATATAAAACGTTTACTATTTTATGGATGCTTCTGAATTCTGGATAGAGAAATCTTAATAAGCTTATTActattttgaattatgaatatatttgatgaaattgatggTTGTTGGAATCAGATggtttatgtttttcttctatgTTGTTAATATTAAGATAACTAGCATACGTTCAAGCGCAATGCGcgaataatatttaaaaaaaaataagaattttaaattGTGAGTGAGTTTGAACTGGCAAATGAACCATTTATTGAACCTGAGCTCTAACTCTTCCATTTTCTTTATAATTGGTAACaactcttaattaatttttgtgttaataatttatacatcatcaatatatagaacttgaacttttttttcctttaattttctaGTGAACCAACACAACTAAGACATTTACGTTATAAAGATTATGGGGAAATTTATATATCATCAGTCAAAGAATCAATCTTTAAATACGAAGAGGATTATGTATAACAAACGAAATGAAATCcaaaaaattctcaaatcaaACATAGATTTTAATTATGTCCAACTTTATATAAAGATATTTCACTCATGTTTCACTTTAGACTTCATTAAATGCATGCCAATTTACTTACTCTTCTTCCTTTATATAGTCCATGGCAATCAAATTCTATTATGTCCAACTATAAAGATATTTGCGAGTCCGGAGCCTaaaaggtataaaatattaacaaaaatttcaaaacgttatataaaattttatattaaccaaaatagTAAAATCGCTAGAACAACAGCGATTACTCcaccggaaaaagcaaaatccactgcagcgattttgcaaaatgtgaaaaaaaaattcaaattgctACCTAGGTagcgattttcaattttttgtaaaatttttttaaaatatggaaATCGCCGCCTAGGCTgcgattttaaaaaaatggatatcgccgcctaggcagcgattttataaaaaaaaaattaaatgaaaatcgctttctaggcagcgattttcttttttaaaaaaattcattatttgaatttaGAATTCTATTTGAACTCAAACATcatttaactttaaattcaatataatatctttttttagtaagaaaatatttttgttaccttacatattcttaatttattttaaataatgcatattttcttataagctatatatttaaatttcaaaaaaatatttgaaaatcaatgaaatttgtttttcctacgattttcttaaaagaattttttttttgaaaaaaaatgtttttttttgaaaattttttaaattttttttattttagggcgattttcattaaaaaattttataaaatcgctgcctaggcaacAATTtccatatttaatttgatttttttatgaaatcgcTGCAGTGgaagcgattttgctttttccggtagagtaaatcgctgttgttccagcgattttgccgttttggttaatataaaattttatataccattttgaaattttcgttaatattttataccttttAGGCTCCGGATTCAGATATTTCACCTCAGCCACTGGATACCTGGTACCTTCCATCAACACAAGTACCACGTAACTCTGCTTCCACATTAAGGCGGCTGCCTAAAACCTCTTTTCAAAGCTTGGTttctcctcctcttcttctccCCGTCTTCCTCTTCCAATTACTTTTTTCTCTAACGTTTGGTAAATTCTGTAAAGCTACATTGATTTGtgttaatttcataaattttgcacAACTTCAACTGACTTATAGCCATTTCTTTGTTTTAGGctaaatgatgaaaatattctttattttggGCTATTATATTCTCCCCCTACTTAAATAGCATTTGAGGAATTGGACACCAACTTTAGTGGTCATTTGGACGAGTAATTGCCTGTGACAGAGTTCAGAGTTCGCTTATGATAACACTTATTAGTCTAGTATGCAGATGGTGTTTTATGAGGCTTCACATGGACGACAATGTAACACCCCAGAAAAAATTTTCTAACTAAGACTTGTCTCGTTAATTGTAGTGAGTGAGATTTCACtaaggaattaaaaatttcttaagtattaaggTCAGTTACAAGATTTAGCATCGtgagtttcaaaaaaaatttaattggaaataacaaaaatttgaaatttggagAGTAAAGTAAAGTATGAATTTTGGATCAATTTCAAACGACCATAATTCCTAGCACGGGATGAGTTAGGTGTGCTAAAAGATACCATaagaaagatattttaattaccTTTCCAACTCCGTTGAGTTCGCTAAATTTTGAGTtcggatgagtgagatatgaccttttgaagttaggttttccagttaaggaaagttaacCGAAAATAGTGAGCGGTATTTTCGTTCATTCCTTACCCAATCAGGTTTAATAccttttaagtattattttaaggATCTAATCCTTTTAGATTCAGTTTTAAAATCCTAATATACACCTAGGGTTTTAGTTTAAAGTTCATGAAAAggcaaaaagagaaaagaagagaaaagatgaaAGGATGAAGGTGTTCATCGACGTTCTTGAGTTTAGTTGTGGATTTTCGCCATGGGTTTAATCCCCTAAGAGATATATAAGCTTCTAcagtgttgggttagttcacccacatgCCAATCATGTTAATTTTCAGTGTCTTatccaaaaaggaaaaatattttatatttttgtaaagttttCTACTTTTTAGAGttgccacttaatttttgagaagaatcaagaaaactgaattttcaaaaacttaacagaaaaatcatttgaaaactttaaagagGTTTGGGGATTCTTATTAACGTCTTAGGAAGGTTCAAAAACACCTAAGACGCCCGCTAATTTGCAGTTATCCAACAACTAACTATTTGGCTAAGGCTTACAATTGcgataaaaatattctttagatttgtttgaaaaatgaaagccaaaaatcatttaagattgttttttgaaagtgaaaatttatttatctaagtgaattttaatttgtaaaaccCTTAAGccatttatttgatttgatcGATTCGTTAAAACCAAAGTGGCGTTTTGCGGGGAATGGGATTTTCCTAACCTTTAGAACTAACGACAAGTAAAAAAGATAAGTAATAAAAGCAAGTAAAGAGCGAGAGAGATTTGGATTCAAATCCGAGTTTTCTGTTCGTCTTGACAGGTATTTGGACCCACCTTTCTTTGGAATTTTGACTCATTTATCTTTTGTACCTATCCTAGactaaacatacaaaaataataaataatcattCAGAAAATAAAGAGACAAGGGCTTAGGCCCCAAAATTACAAAACGATAAAAATGAAAAACGCAAAATAACAGAGGGGGTTAAGTCTTCAAACACTCCCAATTCGATTCGAGTTTTCTCCACTTCAAGATTTTGTACGCCTCATTCCACGAATCACTCGACTCGATGGAAGGAAGCAAGTTGGGTGCCCATGGTCCAAACATTCACATGCAAATCCAAAGGGTACATAATTAAAATAGGTAAAACTCACCATATATCAAAGAATAAGCTGAAGCGATGGGATATCCTAAATGTAAATATTAATAACATGCtggataattttgataaaatctttataacactaaattttaataatatgcaATTAACACATCATCCACAGTTTCTAAGGACAAAGGAGGTACGATATTCAGAACATGCATGATAAGAttctcattattttcttttcaaaaatgcaagataTATGAACAAGGAAAACCTAAcacataacaaactaaataaAGAACATGCATGATAAGATTCTCATTATTTTGAAGTATTTACTGcttttaatttatgtaactACTTGTTTTTTATGATTAATTCAACAACTTTACTCTTCTGATCTTGTTTAATATGAGAACTTGAATTCATTGCACCTCTCTAATTATTAATCAATACAAATTAGCTTATTGTATTAAAGGAATAAGACCCTTATGGATACATCCtatatcattaattaataaaaattcttgcgaaatataaaatattaggtCATTTCTTTTCATGTGTCAAAATCTTAATTATTGAATAGAGTTATTACGGTATTTGTGTAGGTGAGACGTGCAGGTACCCCATGACCCATGAAATTACTCAATGTATCACGTCAAAAGTTGAAATGAACACCAcgatcataataaaaataaaagtctaCATGATACATTTTTACTCACCAACTAAACACCGTAGAAAGGTTTACCAAGAAAATATATGGATACATTGTTTAGTGTATACAATGAACAATtatgacattcttttttttaccctttctAAAAGTTTCCACATTTTTATTCTCCTAATTACTCAAACtcgttattttaatattatagttGGCGGGTGCAAGACTTACTACCTGAGCAACCCTCTCTTAGTCGTCTGGctaaattgaagaagaagacaaaataataaaaagatataaaaataacactacacacacatttaagatgttaaatatcaagttataaacaaactttttaataataaactacttataacatattattatcaagttatagcatatcaagaaataatatattattctcattaattttttaaaataataattaacttatttaaataatttaattaccaTATTTAAACCAATGTAGTTAATTAcacttattattttaagttaccttttttaaacaaaactcttaattaaagtaattcaaattaaatattatttagttaccttttttaagataactacaaaattatagggattttatcaaaatctaaaacaattacagttttatgtttaaaaaactGTAAAACgttatcttaaaaaaaaattatattccccaaatttttgttcttccccatcacttttcaaaatcattaGATCTGCACACCTATCAAAACTTTTCACCATTTTCACACGCTTAAACTTTTCTCCATTTTCGCACGACTAACTTTTCACTATTTTCTTCTCTCTTAACAGTCTTCTTCAAGATTTCTCAAATAGTTGCATTCACATCTTCATTTTTAGCACTCAAATCTTCAAATCTTGCAATAGACAAACCACACAATGTCTAAAAGAGGCAACGAAACCCCGAGAAAAAGTAGAAGATTGAATGAAGAAGCAAGTTCAGACGATTTCCATgctccatctttcaaaattttatcacaaacACAATCTCAACCTTCATATGTTAAAGTTAAATCTAGATCAGTGAAATCAACAAcaggaaaaaaaacaaacaaacatccaaaggaaaatgagaagaagagaaaagggaaagaaaagaaaaaagaagatgaatcTGAGAAAACGACGAAAGAAAGAGgaatgaaaaggaaaggaaaagaaatcgaGGAATCATCAGAGTCTGAATCTGATTTTGTGGAAGAattgataaaatcaaaatccaaaaaaccaAGAGCATCTGGAATCGATACTTCACatttacaagaagaagaagaaacagttaaacccaaaaaaagttcaaaggttagtaaaagttaattttttaatttttttatgttctgttatttttattttctgttatttgggtataaaatagttaaaatacaatttttgtgaaaaataaataatgtatgaattgtgtatgattccaTGTATGAAATTtctgtttaaataaataatgtattttttatgtatgattcactgtatgaattgtgtatgataactgtatgaattttgtatgacTCACTGTATGattcactatatatataaaatgtgtatgaattttttttatcaagtttttGGGTACTGTTTACTAGTAATATCCATAATTAGTTAtactttatattttgagttgtattttttggtgttcaatatattgtgtatgaaagaatgttgtaagtttgtttgaaatgtgtatgattatattgtattatgttttgtatactatgtgtatgaattatgtattatgttttgtatactatgtgtatgaatatgtgtatgattaatgtatttaatttttacagTTTTTTTAGGAGAAGAAGACACAAACACATCTGTCTTCATGTATTAACATGAATGTGTTTGCGGATTTGTTGACATTTTTAGGTCAAGATAAGTTTCAACAATTCCTAGATGAAACaccttttggatttttttataatttgcatCACATTAAAATTCAATGTCAATTGTTGAGACACTTATTTATGATGGGAGGATCTGTTTATTCAAGGAAAGTCAAAGAAGCCATTGATAAGTTTGCAACCATGGTTTCTTTATTTCTGACGAGCACAGGGTTTTATGGCAAAAGGCTTGATTTGTATGCATATAATCTCCCTGATTATCAATAGAAGTCTCACTCTAAACCTCTAAGCATCAAGAATGTTACACATGTTCCTCAACAAGAAGAAAGTTCAAAGTATGTATAtttcttacattattttttat
This DNA window, taken from Solanum lycopersicum chromosome 5, SLM_r2.1, encodes the following:
- the LOC101249823 gene encoding F-box protein At3g07870-like encodes the protein MKFQLTKPLKTRKSFCSKEVTTMDVKSSSCKRSRNSHVPRMRIVDLPLMILIDILSRLSIKSIFQCKTVCKFWYNVLSYDPLFVKMYQTRSQIFPCIYLIDGVGNPSFLEIKPEYSSYAHHCNRPIQLTPKFHYPPGSVFLVGLCNGFTCFVNDSTNIDQKHSLYIGNPLLGEYFEVKLPKWEITDCGVTYGFCFSKASGKYKVLRLVVGKLTKVSGLEVYTLGIGEKWRNVGKIPCPACYKFGKVNINGALHWMDSEKNDIIYSFDIETEKIKSLPAPLGLVNPPWNLKLVELGNYLCLTDYYNTNIDIWRMKEYGISESWTKDIILVDSIPRSMVHFNFEPILMWKDGEILIQSGTKLALYDPKMKSFRLVYFHSEVITAVTYIPSFYSLKTVMGDKFQVSNVYPKTRIV